TGTCACCTTAAACCTTCTTAGCATTGCTATTGGCAATACCTTGCATTTCCAGTTACAAAAATGGATAAAAAATTATAGAAGCAATTAAATTTAAGAAAATTTTGTTTTTAAAATACTACAAGAGTAAGAAGAGCCATTATCGCCTTACTCTTGTATTTTTGTTTCGTTTAAAAATTTTTGTAAAATGAGTTAATTTTTCTTGACAAGTGAGTGAACACTTACTATAATGAGTTAAGTACATAAGTAAGCACTCACTCACTTTATTTTTTAGAAAGAAGTCTTTATGGAAAAATTACTAGATTTACAAGCTATTCGAAAAAATTTTGGTCATCAAGTTATCCTTAACAATATTAATTTCAGTTTGGATGCTGGTGAAATTATTGGCTTGATTGGTCCATCCGGTGCCGGAAAATCAACTATGATTAAAACCATGCTTGGAATGGAAAAAGCAGATGAAGGGGAAGCACTTGTTCTCAACCATCATATGCCAAATCGGCATATCTTAGGAGAAATCGGCTACATGGCACAATCCGATGCGCTTTACGAAACACTTTCTGGTTTGGAAAATATGGAATTTTTTGCTCAAATGAAGGGCTTAACTAAAATAGAGATTCCCCAAGCCATTGATCACGCTACCCAAGTTGTTGATTTATCCGAACATCTTAATAAGTCAGTTGCGGGTTATTCGGGAGGAATGAAGCGCCGTCTATCTTTAGCCATTGCCCTTCTGGGAAATCCCAGACTCCTTATTCTTGACGAACCAACTGTTGGTATTGATCCCGCATTGCGTCGCAAAGTCTGGAAAGAGCTACGCCAATTAAAAAAAGATGGTGTAGGTATTTTAGTTACAACACACGTTATGGATGAAGCTGAATTAACAGATAAGGTTGGCTTATTACTAGATGGAAAAATTATGGCTTTTGATAGTCCAAATAATTTAAAATCCATCTATGCTGTTGATACTATTGAAGATGTTTTCTTGAAGGCAGAAGGAGAATTATGATGAGAATTTTAGCCATTTCAAAAAAAGTACTACTAGAATTATTACGTGATAAACGGTCTCTGATACTTTTGTTTTTAGCACCCATTTTCATCATGTGGCTGATGAATACTGCCTTTTCTGCCAGTACAGATACCCATGTTAAGATAGCTTCTGTTAATGTCTCTGATACTGTCACAAAATCACTAGATGATGTCAAACATATTAGTAGCAAGGATTATAAAACTGAAAAAGCTGCTAAAAAAGCTTTAAAAGATGAAAAAGTTGATGCCATCCTTATTTACAAAGATAAGGAAAATTATAAGGTAACTTATGCCAACACTGACCCCAGTAAAACTAGTTTAACGCGGCAAGCTATTAAAAGCACTCTAAAACAGACGCAGGTTCAAGAATTGGTTCAAAATCTCAAAAAAGCACAGCAAGCAAGTGCTCAGGCCGCTAAGAAAGTACAGGAAGCACAGGCCAAAGCTGCTCAAGCTCAAGGCAATCCTGCACAGTCCGGAATTAATAGCGGAATACAGGCACAAGCCGCAAGTAACACTGGAGATAAACAAACTAAAGTCAATACCAAACAAACCAAATTTGATTTGTCTGAAAATTACATTTATGGAGATAAGGATACCACTTTCTTTACTAAGATGACGCCAATTCTTATGGGCT
This region of Streptococcus mutans genomic DNA includes:
- a CDS encoding ABC transporter ATP-binding protein, which gives rise to MEKLLDLQAIRKNFGHQVILNNINFSLDAGEIIGLIGPSGAGKSTMIKTMLGMEKADEGEALVLNHHMPNRHILGEIGYMAQSDALYETLSGLENMEFFAQMKGLTKIEIPQAIDHATQVVDLSEHLNKSVAGYSGGMKRRLSLAIALLGNPRLLILDEPTVGIDPALRRKVWKELRQLKKDGVGILVTTHVMDEAELTDKVGLLLDGKIMAFDSPNNLKSIYAVDTIEDVFLKAEGEL
- a CDS encoding ABC transporter permease produces the protein MMRILAISKKVLLELLRDKRSLILLFLAPIFIMWLMNTAFSASTDTHVKIASVNVSDTVTKSLDDVKHISSKDYKTEKAAKKALKDEKVDAILIYKDKENYKVTYANTDPSKTSLTRQAIKSTLKQTQVQELVQNLKKAQQASAQAAKKVQEAQAKAAQAQGNPAQSGINSGIQAQAASNTGDKQTKVNTKQTKFDLSENYIYGDKDTTFFTKMTPILMGFFVFFFVFLISGMALLKERTTGTLDRLLATPVKRSDIVFGYMLSYSFIAALQTTVIVLSTIWLLDLDVLGSMGDVIVVNILFALVALSFGLLLSTLAQSEFQMMQFIPIVIVPQIFFSGIIPLDSMADWVQSLGKILPLYYAGHALSKIILNGTSIFELEPDLFALLIFLAILTALNVIGLKRYRKV